The Thermoplasmatales archaeon genome contains the following window.
TGATTGCAAACCTTTTACTGATTTCCTTACAAATTTCAATTTTGCTTCTCATTGAGATATATGTTTTTAAATTAACTATTGTTGGCTCAACGGTGTTAGCAACACTTTTTATTATAATTGGATTTTTTTAATGATCGGAATTAGTTTTCTAATCTCCTTACTTTCAAGAACACAGGAAGAGGCAAGCCAAATCGGATGCTGATTAATTTTCCAATGATGTTTCTGGGGTATTTTTCCCAATTACCGGAGGATGGCTTTATTATGTTTCAAGAATTTTCCCATTAACATATATAAATGAGGCTTTAAGAAAAATAATGATTGAGGGAGCAAGCTTTTAGGAAAAAATACGGAAAACTAACAGCGGTAGATGAACTCTCATTTGAAGTAGAGGAAGGAGAAATTTTTGGCTTCCTTGGCCCGAATGGGGCGGGAAAAACAACAACGATAAAAATGCCCACATGCCAAATTTTGCCCACGAGCGGGAAAGCAAAAATTTTTGACTATGACACAATGAAGGATAGAGATAAGATTAAGAAAATTATAGGTATTTTGCCTCAGGAAGGAAAATTAAATGAATTGCTGACTGCGGAGCAGAACATATATTTTTATGGAATGCTATATGAAATGAGCAGAGCGGAAATAAAAGAAAGAGCAAAAGAATTGCTATCACTAATGGAACTTGAAAATAGAAGAAAGGATCTTGTAAAAAATTTTTCTGGGGGTATGAAACAAAGATTAAATTTTATCCTTTCAATCATTCACAGCCCAAAAATAGTATTCCTCGATGAGCCAACCCTTGGGCTGGATCCGCAAGCAAAGAGTGGCAATAATCGATGAAGGAAAAATACTGGCGATAGGTAACCCCTCTGAAATTAAAAAAATTGTTGAAAAAGAGAAGATAGTAGAAATATACATAGATTATGAACCTCACCTTATAGAGGATATTAAAAGCATTAAAGATGTGAAGCATCTGGCTTATAAGAATGAAAAACTTGTTGTAACGGTAAAAGACAGGAAAGGGCTTTTGAGAGATATAACTGAAAAACTTTCAGATAGAAATATAAAGGCAATTGCTACAGTTGAACCAACTCTTGAAGATGTTTTCATTTATTTGACAGGAAAAAAACTAAGAGATTAATATATTGAATTCTTATAATTGTATGCGAGTTATAGATGGAAAGGCACTGGCAAAAAAAATTGAAGAAAAAATAAAGGAAAAAATAAAGGAAAAAGTAAAAGATAAGGAAATAAAAATTGTGACTTTTGTCATTGGCAATAATGAAGAATCACTCCTTTTTGCAAATTTAAAAGATAATGCCTGCAAAAGAGTTGGAATCGATCATGAAATCATAGGGTTTGATTTTATAAAGCAAGATGATTTTGAAAAAGAAATTGAGAAATTGAATAAGGACGGGAGGGTGAGTGGAATAAATATCCAGCTTCCATTGCCTCCGAAGCTGGATTATAATAAATTGATAAGCAAAATTGATTATAGGAAGGATATAGAAGGAATGCATCCTTTAAATATAGGAAAAATTATTCTCGGGGAAGAAGATATTTTGCCATCCACACCAAAGGCAATTTTGAAGATAATAGAAAATGAAAAGATACTTTTAAAGGGAAAAAATGTTGTTATAGTAAATCATAGCAAAATAATTGGAAAACCCCTTGCAATTTTGTTGCTTAACAGGGATGCAACTGTAAGCGTGTGTCATGTTTATACAGATGATTTAAAAAAATACACCAGGAAAGCGGATTTGCTTATAACCGCAACAGGTGTAAAAGGACTTATAAAAGAGGAGCACATAAAGGAGGATTGTATAATAATTGATGCGGGCATAAAAAAAGAAAACGGGAAAATATATGGAGATGTTGATGAGGGCGCGGCAAAAAAAGCGATTGCATTCACGCCTGTGCCGGGCGGGGTGGGGCCTGTTACAATTGCGTGCATGCTTGAAAATGCGGTAATTGCTTATGAAAAAATTCATAAATAGTTTGGTGTTTTCCAGCGATGAGGGCCTATTATTCTTTCTATGAAATGCCTGCGGTAAAGCCGAAAATGAGTTTTAGCAAGGAGGAGATAAAGCATCTTTTGATTTCAATATTTTTGCTCGGCTTAGCATTTTCCATTGCAAATTCATTTCCAATCCATAAAAATTTTTCGCTTTTTGTCCGTCTTTTGCCTTTTTCATTCCTTGCAGTTTTAACCGCATTTGCCTTTCATGAAATAGCTCATAAATATGCGGGAATAAGATATGGCTATTGGTCGGAATATAGAATGTTTCCTTTTGGATTACTTCTTGCAATTCTTTTCAGTTTCCTAGGCTTTGTTTTTGCAGCTCCGGGAGCGGTGCAAATATTTGGCTTTCCTACAAGAGAGCAATCGGGTAAAATTTCAATGGCGGGCCCTCTTTCAAACATATTGGTTTCCGCTTTATTCCTAGCAATTTCTAAAGTAACTAAAATAGAGTTGCTAATTCTTATAGCTTCAATAAATGCGTTTCTTGCGATTTTCAATCTTATACCTATTCCCCCTCTCGATGGCATAAAAATTTTGTCATGGAATATGCCTGTATGGGTTGCAATGTTAGCATCTTCAGCAATCCTCCTTTTCCTCTCCTTCCCTTTTTAACCGCAAAAAATAAAAAAGTTTTAGCCCTTATATTCAGGCCGCCTTGGCTCAGCCGGGTTAGAGCGATTCCTTGGTAAGGAATAGGTCCCGGGTTCGAATCCCGGAGGCGGCTTTTAACTTTAATAAGTTTTAAAATAATAAATTATTTTTCTGCCAACCTAAAGAAAAAAAATTTTTGCTGTGACTGAAATAGGAGATACAAAATTGGTGCAATAAAAGAAGTTTTAGGAGGATGGAAGTAGGAAAAATTTCTTGACAACAAAAATATAGAAAACTATTTATACCTATCTAAGACCCCTCCCCTCATTTATATACCACATGAAGGATTATTATCAAGAGCATGTAAATAAAGCGCCCTAATGCGGGCACATGCGTTTCAATCCCCCTCCCTCCCTCTTTTTTAATGTTTTGGTTTAGGCTATAGTTTAAAGTTTTCTATTTTTTATCCTGCCCTTCAGTAGTCTATCATTTATATGCTCCGCTATTTTTACTGCATCTTCTTTTCATCTCCACCGATCCCATGCGATACTGCTCCTACCTATTGCTCGCATTCTCGTCTTTTATCTCATTTATTAGGTTAAAAGCTTCTTCAAATCCGCCGATTCTAATTCATCGGACAATAAATCTCTTCTTCATCCAGTAATCAAAATTCAACATACCTTTCTGATAGCAATTGAGAAAATCTCTCCTCAACTCTTTCCCTCTCCTTTATCATTTCCATTATTCATCATATTCAAGCATAACAAATATAAGGAATGCAAGCCATTCTTTGATCAATATCTTCCAGCATTTCCCAAATTCTCCATAAAAGAAGCAATCTTTGCCATTGAGCAAAACCCTTTCATAACTATCTTTTCCTTCATTGTCAATCCAAAATGCTTTTTCAGCAAGTCAAAATACCTCTTTTTATTTGCAATATTAGCCAGGGATAGAGCTTCATATCTCTTTTCCTTTATATTTTTTATTTCTTTCATTGCATGTTTCAAAAGTTTCATGGCTTCTTCTCTTTCATTAACCTCGTACACCATTTCCTCCGCTTCTTTAAGCAATTTATTTGCCTCCTCGGTTTTTCTCAGGCACCATCATGCGGAGTGCGAGAAAATAAAGGAGAATAACTCCTATCCTTTTTCCTTCAGTATTTCGCGTTACCTTTCCAGTAATTCAAGGGCTTCTTTTCTGTTTTCTTCTCTTTCAAAGCCATTTTTCTCAGGCAAATCTTGGCTATATCATCAAAATTTATCATCTCAAAAACTTTCACCAATTTTATCACACAGGAATGAGGGAAAATCTTGAATATATACTTTGCAGTTAAGTTAGAATTTTTAAGGTTCTTTAATCAGTTCAAATAAGTTAAAGTAGTGATATGGTGTTGAAGAAGCTATTTTATCTCTTTCTGCAAAACTTACAACAAAATCCCCTGTTTCAGGGCATGCAATCCACATATTCCATGCTCTATTGAAACTTGTTCCTTCCGCAAGCCATATCAATATTTTTAAAAGCAAATCACTATCTCCTCTATAAGTGCTCTGGAAAATTTCCATGGAATTGTTTAAACCAAACCTTCCGTAATTATCCTCTACCATTTTGCTTACCACTTTGTAGCTCCTCCATATCACAAAAAACGGGTCATTCTCTGTAAATATTCTTATAAATCCTTTCAGCCCAGAAGGATCATAATGCTTCCTTTGAGTTTTTGCAATCTCAGGGTAGATGAAAAAATTTGTCCTCCTCACAACTTCCTTAATTTGCCAGAAAGGAGGAATTGCTTCTGTGGCATCATCATATGTTCCAACATAATAATGGCCTGCACTCACCTCAACCGCATAGCCAACTGGTATTTTCGCATCAGATAAAATAAAGTTCCATCCCGCGGTATTATTTTTTACTAAATATCCTATCGCCTCCTCTATGGATGAAACATGGTCAAGCACCATTGCAACTTTTATTACCTCAGGAGTGCCATAGAAGGTTGAATCATTGCTCCAGCATACTTGCATTCCAACAGCAATTCCTCTCTCATTAAATCCGCCTCCTCCGTGCAATGAGCCAGCAAAAGAAGGAGAAACAGATGCGTATCCATTTTTCGGTTTCCTTACTATAAGAACAGAATTTTCATGCACATATTTCCCGGTTACTGGATCCTTTATATCCATCGGTAAATCGAAGCTTCTAAAATGATATAGTTTTCCATCGGAAGTAGCATTTCCCCATGCAGAAATACCAAAGCAGCCCATTCCCCAGGTAGCAACTGACATATAAGCAACAATCACATCATTAAACTCTACTCCCGACCCATCTGCAATACCCCTCAGCTCCTCAATATATTCTTCTGGTATGTAATTTTTTGTAATATTCCACATTTCAAGTAAATACTCATAGTTTGAGCATTGACTCAAAAAAGCTCTTATATTTTCCCTTATCTCATTTCTCAATAGAAAGCCATGCTGATAACCCATTTCATAATTTGTTCCACCTATATGTAAAATTTTAACCCCTTCTCTTTCTTCAAGCCATCCGCCACAATTGCTCCTAGCAAAAAGGGGCGAGGCAAGAAGTATAACAAGCATAAATGTTATCAACTTTCTCTCACTCATGAGAGGGCATATAAAAATAATATTTAATTTTTTTCAGAAACTCAAAGGAGTTATGGAATTAAAAGCGCAAATTCTTTTAACCAATTTTCTATTATTGGTATGCCGAAATATATTGGAATAACCGGAGGGGTTTTATCAGGCTTGGGAAAAGGAATAATCACTTCTTCAATTGGCTTACTCTTAAAAAGCAGGGGCTATAATGTTACAGCAATAAAAATAGATCCTTATATAAATTGTGATGCGGGAACAATGAATCCCTATCAGCATGGAGAAGTTTTTGTTCTCTCGGATGGGGGAGAAGTTGATCTTGATCTGGGCAATTATGAAAGATTTTTGGATATAAATCTTAAAAGAGATAACAATATCACTACAGGGAAAATATATAAAAATGTTATTGAAAAAGAGAGAAAGGGAGAATATTTAGGAAAAACTGTTCAAATTGTTCCTCACATTACCGATGAAATAAAGGGGTGGATAAGAAGGGTTGCGAAAGAAAGCGGGGCGGATTTTTGCCTTATTGAAATAGGTGGCACAGTAGGAGATATAGAATCAATGCCTTTCCTTGAATCAATGAGACAGCTTTATATAGAAGAGGGGCGTGAAAATGTTCTATTTGTTCATACAACCCTTGTCCCTGTTTTGCAAGTTGTTGGAGAGCAGAAAACAAAACCAACACAGCATAGCGTTAAGGAGCTGAGAGCAATAGGAATAAATCCAGATATTATAGTCGGGAGAAGCATTAAAGAGCTGAGCAAGGAAACAAAGGAAAAAATTTCTCTTTTCTGCAATGTGCCAGTTGAAGGAGTATTTTCCTCTCCAGATGTTGGAAACATATATGAAATACCTCTTCTTTTAGAAAAACAGGGCTTATCCCATTATATAATGAAGAGATTCAACATTCCTTACAAGGAAGCAGATCTGGAAGAATGGAAAAATTTTGTTGAGCGAATGAACAATGTGAAGAAAGAGGTAAGCATAGCAATTGTTGGAAAATATACTCATCTTGCAGATTCATATCTGAGCATAATAGAAGCCTTTCATCATGCGGGCTCTAAAAATAGGACAAAAGTAAATATTGTATGGGTTGAGGCGGAAGAGCTAGAAAGAGGAAAAACAAACGCCCTTGAAGGAGTGGATGGAATTCTTGTGCCAGGGGGCTTTGGCGTGAGGGGGGCGGAGGGAAAGATAAGGGCGATTAATTTTGCGAGAGAGAAGGAGAAGCCATTTTTGGGTATATGCTTTGGGTTTCAGCTGGCAATTGTTGAGTATGGAAGGAATGTGATAGGGCTTGATTGCAATTCACTGGAAATGGATAATAAAACGAGGCATCCGATAATAACATTATTGCCGGAGCAGAGAGGAATTGATAAGATGGGAGGGACAATGAGGCTTGGAGAAGATGAAATAGTAATAAAAGAAAATACCCTCGCCCACAGGCTTTATGGAAAGGAAAAAATTTATGAAAGGCACCGCCACCGCTATGAAGTAAATCCGGATTATTTTGAAATACTTGAGAAAAATGGGATTGTTTTCTCTGGATTTTCTGGAAAAAGAGTTGAAATAATTGAGTTGCCATCTCATCCTTACTTTATAGCTTCTCAATTTCATCCTGAATTCACATCTCGCCCGTTGAAGCCATCTCCTCTTTTTGATGGCCTTGTAAGAGCATCTAATAAACAGTTACTCCCATAACCCCTCTTGCTTTCCTCAATTTTTTTATCAGCTTTGCTGGAACTGGCTTTTCTGTTACAATAAAAAGCTTTGGCTCTTCACTAATCATATAGTCATCTACATTTGCCTGCCTTATGCTTATTCCTTCTCCTGCAATTATCTCAGAAACACTTGCAAGTATTCCGGGCATTGAAGCATCTTTTGGTATTATCTCTATAACACCCCATCCCATTTTTGGAGCAAGCAATTTAAAACTGCATGTTGGCATCAGATTTGAAAAAATTTTTCTCAGCTCCCTGTTTTTTTCAATTATTTCAACGGTATTCATTACAACTCTTCTATCAACATTTATTGCTCTCGCAATTTTTGAAAAAGAAAGCTCTATGTTTCCACAATAAACTTTTCCTTTTATAACACTCAGCCCATATGAAAGAAATAGTTGAATAACCTTTTGCTGTGCTTGTCCTCCAAAATAAGAGATAATTTTTTTCCACATGCTAATAATGTCTAATAAATTAAAATAATTTGCTACCATGAACAAAAATTTTCTATTATGAACAAAAATATACTTTAATGAACAAATTTATACAAAAATGTTAAATATTACTATTTAATTCATTTTTATGAAAAAGATAATAATTGATGAGGAAGAAATGCCTGATAGATGGTATAATTTGCAGTCGGAAATTAAAGCTCCTCCTCCACTAAATCCATCAACTCTTGAGCCAGTGAAAGCGAGCGATTTAGAAAAAATTTTTCCAAGAGAGCTAATAAGGCAAGAGTTAAGTGAGGAAAAATGGATTTCTATACCTCAGGAAGTTAGGGAAATATATAGGATATGGAGGCCAACTCCTCTTTACAGAGCGGAAAGACTTGAAAAATTTTTAAAAACTCCAGCAAAAATATATTACAAATGGGAAGGAACAAGCCCTCCTGGAAGTCATAAGCCAAATACTGCGGTTGCACAGGCATATTATAATTCAAGAGAAGGAATTGAAAGGTTGACAACTGAAACCGGGGCGGGGCAGTGGGGCTCCGCGCTGGCATTTGCTTGTTCTGTTTTTGGGCTGAAATGCACAGTTTATATGGTTAAATGCAGTTTTGAGCAGAAGCCTTACAGGAGGATACTTATGGAGACATGGGGTGCGGAAGTGATAGCGAGTCCGAGCGGAAATACAGATTTTGGGAGGAAAGTTCTAGAGGAAGATCCAGATAGCTCTGGAAGCCTTGGAATAGCAATAAGTGAGGCAATTGAGGATGCTATAACTCATGAAAATACTAAATATTCTCTTGGCTCGGTTCTGAATCATGTATTACTTCATCAGACAATAATAGGGCTTGAGTTGAAAAAACAATTTGAGAAAATAGATTCCTATCCAGATATGATTTTTGGATGTGTTGGAGGGGGTAGCAACTTTTCTGGTGGAATATTTCCATTTATCCCAGATAAAATAAAAGGCAATGAAATCAGATTTATAGCTTGCGAGCCAACCGCATGCCCGAGCTTAACAAAAGGAATTTATACATACGATTATGGCGACACTGCAAAAATGACACCTCTTTTGAAAATGTTTACCCTCGGCCACTCTTTTATTCCTCCCGCAATTCACGCGGGTGGCCTCCGCTACCATGGGGATGCACCTTTATTATGTAAAATTGTGAAGGATGGAATTGTTGAAAAAAGAGCTTATAGCCAAAAAGAGGTGTTTGAGGCGGCGAAAATATTTGCAAAGAGTGAGGGATTTTTAATTGCTCCAGAAAGTGCTCATGCATTAAAAGGTGTTATAGATGAGGCAATTAAATGCAAAAAAGAAAATGAGGAAAAAACAATTTGTTTTTTAAATAGTGGTCATGGAGCTTTTGATCTATCTGCATATGATATTTACAATAGAGGAGCATTGCAAAACTATGAGCTATCTGATAAAGAAATATTTAATGCATTGAAGAAATCAAATATAAATATTGATAAATTATATACTTAGAAAACATAGTATATATACTTAATAAACTATGTATCTCAATTTAATAAACTCAATTTTACCGCGTCTACATATTCCGCAAGGAAATAAGGAAATGGTTTTTCCCATGGATTTTTTGCTATATGCGGAATTGCATTTGAAATGGTTGCAATAATGGCTATATTATCTTTTTCTATATCTGGAAATGTTAAGTTTCCATGAACTTTTTTACCATCCCATATCTTTACTTTTTCATATTTTTCCCTTATAAAAACATATTCATTGAAAGCATAGTCAAGAAAAGCATATCTAAATGGCTTGCCCGCATAGTCATTCCATCTCGAATTTATCTCCGCTATATAAACACGCAAATGCCCAAAATATGGCTTGCCTTCCTTGTTTACTAATTTTATTCCCACTTCAATTTCCGCTTCCCCCAGCCATTTAGCATTTATTTCAATTTCAACATTTCTCACAGCCCTTTTACTAGCATTCTCTATAGCATTTTTATAGTCACTATAAACTGTGCCTGGATTATAATCAACAACTTCATACCCACCATCAATATAAAGCATTGGAGCATATGCATCTCTGAGCCAAGAGCCTCGCAAACTCGCAATTTCGCTTTTATCATAAACAAGGGTAACATAGCAAAAATCAAGCTCACCTGACAGAGCCTGCAAGGCATCACTTGCCTTGGGGCAATGCGGGCACCAGCTCAGCGTGCCGAGCTCCGCAAAAACCTTCCTCGAGCTAACTTCTCCTTTTGCTGGAAAAAATAATGCAATGAATAGAATAGCAACAATTGCGATTGTTTTAAGCCTCATGTTAATAAATGCATTTTAGGTTAAAAATTTTATGATGGCCTCAGCAAATATGATTTTATAAGATCCCTTCTT
Protein-coding sequences here:
- a CDS encoding TrpB-like pyridoxal phosphate-dependent enzyme — its product is MKKIIIDEEEMPDRWYNLQSEIKAPPPLNPSTLEPVKASDLEKIFPRELIRQELSEEKWISIPQEVREIYRIWRPTPLYRAERLEKFLKTPAKIYYKWEGTSPPGSHKPNTAVAQAYYNSREGIERLTTETGAGQWGSALAFACSVFGLKCTVYMVKCSFEQKPYRRILMETWGAEVIASPSGNTDFGRKVLEEDPDSSGSLGIAISEAIEDAITHENTKYSLGSVLNHVLLHQTIIGLELKKQFEKIDSYPDMIFGCVGGGSNFSGGIFPFIPDKIKGNEIRFIACEPTACPSLTKGIYTYDYGDTAKMTPLLKMFTLGHSFIPPAIHAGGLRYHGDAPLLCKIVKDGIVEKRAYSQKEVFEAAKIFAKSEGFLIAPESAHALKGVIDEAIKCKKENEEKTICFLNSGHGAFDLSAYDIYNRGALQNYELSDKEIFNALKKSNINIDKLYT
- the pyrG gene encoding CTP synthase (glutamine hydrolyzing), with the translated sequence MPKYIGITGGVLSGLGKGIITSSIGLLLKSRGYNVTAIKIDPYINCDAGTMNPYQHGEVFVLSDGGEVDLDLGNYERFLDINLKRDNNITTGKIYKNVIEKERKGEYLGKTVQIVPHITDEIKGWIRRVAKESGADFCLIEIGGTVGDIESMPFLESMRQLYIEEGRENVLFVHTTLVPVLQVVGEQKTKPTQHSVKELRAIGINPDIIVGRSIKELSKETKEKISLFCNVPVEGVFSSPDVGNIYEIPLLLEKQGLSHYIMKRFNIPYKEADLEEWKNFVERMNNVKKEVSIAIVGKYTHLADSYLSIIEAFHHAGSKNRTKVNIVWVEAEELERGKTNALEGVDGILVPGGFGVRGAEGKIRAINFAREKEKPFLGICFGFQLAIVEYGRNVIGLDCNSLEMDNKTRHPIITLLPEQRGIDKMGGTMRLGEDEIVIKENTLAHRLYGKEKIYERHRHRYEVNPDYFEILEKNGIVFSGFSGKRVEIIELPSHPYFIASQFHPEFTSRPLKPSPLFDGLVRASNKQLLP
- a CDS encoding ATP-binding cassette domain-containing protein; translated protein: MREQAFRKKYGKLTAVDELSFEVEEGEIFGFLGPNGAGKTTTIKMPTCQILPTSGKAKIFDYDTMKDRDKIKKIIGILPQEGKLNELLTAEQNIYFYGMLYEMSRAEIKERAKELLSLMELENRRKDLVKNFSGGMKQRLNFILSIIHSPKIVFLDEPTLGLDPQAKSGNNR
- a CDS encoding site-2 protease family protein; this encodes MRAYYSFYEMPAVKPKMSFSKEEIKHLLISIFLLGLAFSIANSFPIHKNFSLFVRLLPFSFLAVLTAFAFHEIAHKYAGIRYGYWSEYRMFPFGLLLAILFSFLGFVFAAPGAVQIFGFPTREQSGKISMAGPLSNILVSALFLAISKVTKIELLILIASINAFLAIFNLIPIPPLDGIKILSWNMPVWVAMLASSAILLFLSFPF
- a CDS encoding bifunctional 5,10-methylenetetrahydrofolate dehydrogenase/5,10-methenyltetrahydrofolate cyclohydrolase; this translates as MRVIDGKALAKKIEEKIKEKIKEKVKDKEIKIVTFVIGNNEESLLFANLKDNACKRVGIDHEIIGFDFIKQDDFEKEIEKLNKDGRVSGINIQLPLPPKLDYNKLISKIDYRKDIEGMHPLNIGKIILGEEDILPSTPKAILKIIENEKILLKGKNVVIVNHSKIIGKPLAILLLNRDATVSVCHVYTDDLKKYTRKADLLITATGVKGLIKEEHIKEDCIIIDAGIKKENGKIYGDVDEGAAKKAIAFTPVPGGVGPVTIACMLENAVIAYEKIHK
- a CDS encoding DUF4162 domain-containing protein → MAIIDEGKILAIGNPSEIKKIVEKEKIVEIYIDYEPHLIEDIKSIKDVKHLAYKNEKLVVTVKDRKGLLRDITEKLSDRNIKAIATVEPTLEDVFIYLTGKKLRD